From a single Aggregatilinea lenta genomic region:
- a CDS encoding inorganic pyrophosphatase, protein MTLNFTGDFWDALDQLVAHCPIVIDRPKGSAHPRYPAMIYPVDYGYLEDTTSGDGAGIDVWRGSEGGTRVDAISCSVDGLKRDAEIKLLIGCTPDDQTMILAQMNSGVMRTVIVRRDE, encoded by the coding sequence ATGACGCTCAATTTCACGGGCGACTTCTGGGACGCGCTCGATCAGCTTGTGGCCCACTGCCCGATCGTGATCGACCGCCCGAAGGGCAGCGCGCACCCGCGCTACCCGGCCATGATTTATCCGGTCGATTACGGTTATCTGGAAGACACAACTTCCGGCGACGGGGCCGGGATCGACGTGTGGCGCGGCTCGGAGGGCGGCACGCGCGTCGACGCGATCTCCTGTTCGGTGGACGGCCTCAAGCGCGACGCAGAGATCAAGCTGCTGATCGGCTGCACGCCGGACGATCAAACGATGATCCTGGCGCAGATGAACAGCGGCGTGATGCGCACGGTCATCGTGCGGCGGGACGAGTAG
- the glpA gene encoding anaerobic glycerol-3-phosphate dehydrogenase subunit GlpA — protein sequence MTTTVDVLVIGGGATGAAAAYDAARRGLRVLLVEQGDLTTGTSGRYHGLLHSGGRYAVRDTETARECIDENTILRRIAPFAIEDTGGLFVATPDDPPDFAPRWVAGCAQAGIRTEALTPQQARAQEPGLAPDLAAAYRVPDGTCDSFDLIHAFAGAARALGGDVLTYHRVTALLREGNTVVGARLADVRSGAEQTVHAACVLNAGGAWAGEVAQLAGLDVRVLFDRGAMIAMNMRWTNTVINRLRSPSDGDILVPVGTVCVLGTTSVHTDFPGDTRIEPWEISRILAEADAVMPGIRQGRALRAWAGVRPLYEPPEAHPSEAAGRALKRTFSVIDHAQRDGVRGLITVTGGKLTTCRLMAEQAIDAVCAQVGITARCTTADEPLPGPQKPRHHQLQDRLRKLEHGEMPGDLICECEMVTRPQLDAAIAAYGDQPVALDDLRRDLRLGMGPCQAGFCGYRAAAIVQQAQGRTSAETTDAFAAFVDERFKGVRPLLWGHQLRQLYLDELIYRRTLGLDQLTAPPETAITEEAADVQLD from the coding sequence TTGACCACGACCGTTGACGTGCTGGTGATCGGCGGGGGCGCGACCGGAGCCGCCGCCGCCTACGACGCCGCGCGGCGTGGGCTGCGCGTGCTGCTGGTCGAGCAGGGCGACCTGACGACCGGGACCTCCGGGCGCTACCACGGACTGCTGCATTCCGGCGGGCGTTACGCCGTGCGCGACACCGAAACGGCCCGCGAGTGCATCGACGAGAACACCATTTTGCGCCGCATCGCGCCGTTTGCCATCGAGGACACGGGCGGCCTGTTCGTTGCCACGCCTGACGATCCGCCCGACTTCGCGCCCAGGTGGGTCGCGGGCTGTGCGCAGGCGGGCATCCGCACCGAGGCGCTGACGCCGCAGCAGGCGCGCGCGCAGGAACCCGGCCTCGCGCCAGACCTGGCCGCAGCGTATCGCGTGCCGGACGGCACATGCGACTCGTTCGACCTGATCCACGCCTTCGCGGGCGCGGCGCGCGCGCTGGGCGGCGACGTGCTGACCTATCACCGCGTCACGGCGCTGCTGCGCGAGGGCAACACGGTGGTTGGCGCGCGTCTCGCGGACGTGCGCAGCGGCGCGGAGCAGACCGTACACGCGGCGTGCGTGCTCAACGCGGGCGGCGCGTGGGCGGGCGAAGTCGCGCAGTTAGCCGGGCTGGACGTGCGCGTGCTGTTCGACCGGGGCGCGATGATCGCCATGAACATGCGCTGGACTAACACCGTGATCAACCGCCTGCGCTCACCCTCGGATGGGGACATCCTAGTCCCGGTTGGCACGGTGTGCGTGCTGGGCACGACCTCCGTGCACACCGATTTTCCGGGCGACACGCGCATCGAGCCGTGGGAAATCAGCCGCATCCTGGCCGAAGCGGACGCGGTGATGCCCGGGATCCGCCAGGGCCGCGCGCTGCGCGCCTGGGCAGGCGTGCGCCCGCTCTACGAGCCGCCCGAAGCGCATCCCAGCGAAGCCGCCGGGCGCGCGCTGAAGCGCACGTTCTCGGTGATCGACCACGCGCAGCGCGACGGCGTGCGCGGCCTGATCACCGTCACCGGAGGCAAGCTGACCACCTGCCGTTTGATGGCCGAGCAGGCGATCGACGCGGTGTGCGCCCAGGTGGGCATCACCGCGCGCTGCACCACCGCCGACGAACCGCTGCCGGGTCCGCAAAAACCGCGCCACCACCAGTTGCAGGATCGCCTGCGCAAGCTGGAGCACGGCGAAATGCCCGGCGATCTGATCTGCGAATGCGAGATGGTCACGCGCCCGCAGCTTGACGCGGCCATCGCCGCCTACGGGGATCAGCCTGTCGCGCTGGATGACCTGCGGCGCGATCTGCGGCTGGGCATGGGGCCGTGCCAGGCGGGATTTTGTGGCTACCGCGCGGCGGCCATCGTGCAGCAGGCGCAGGGCCGCACCAGCGCCGAGACGACGGACGCCTTCGCCGCATTCGTGGACGAGCGTTTCAAGGGCGTGCGTCCGCTGCTGTGGGGCCACCAGCTGCGCCAGCTTTATCTGGACGAGCTGATTTACCGCCGCACACTGGGTTTGGACCAGCTCACAGCGCCGCCAGAGACGGCCATCACCGAGGAAGCCGCCGATGTCCAACTCGACTGA
- a CDS encoding NAD(P)-dependent alcohol dehydrogenase, whose product MKAIVYTSYGPPDVLHLTEIEKPAPKDNEILIRVFAVPVSFGDVLARKFNTVSPRNFSMPALLWLPSRLAFGIRKPRKPVLGSEFAGEVEAVGAAVTRFKPGDRVFGYRGASFGAYAEYLCMSETGTVTPMPANMTYEEAATIPYGALTAGNLLKKVNIRPGQKVLINGASGGIGSAAVQFAKHAGAEVTGICSTPRVDLVKALGADHVIDYTREDFTQNGETYDLIFDILNKSSFACCKDSLTPNGRYLLASFKMKQIFQMLRTSITGGKKVICALSVENQADLERVKTLVEEGAIKAVIDRCYPLEQAAEAHRYVEAGGKTGSVVLTVTPSA is encoded by the coding sequence ATGAAAGCGATAGTCTACACGTCCTACGGACCACCCGACGTCCTCCATCTCACCGAGATCGAAAAGCCCGCGCCAAAGGACAATGAGATCCTGATCCGGGTTTTTGCAGTTCCCGTCAGCTTTGGGGACGTCCTGGCGCGGAAGTTCAACACCGTCTCGCCGCGCAATTTTTCCATGCCCGCCCTGCTGTGGCTCCCGTCACGGCTCGCTTTCGGCATCCGCAAGCCGCGCAAACCGGTCCTGGGCAGCGAATTTGCTGGAGAAGTCGAAGCCGTTGGCGCGGCAGTCACGCGCTTCAAGCCGGGCGACCGCGTGTTTGGCTATCGTGGGGCCAGCTTCGGCGCGTATGCTGAGTACCTGTGTATGTCCGAAACCGGCACGGTGACCCCCATGCCCGCCAACATGACCTACGAAGAAGCCGCCACCATCCCCTACGGCGCGCTGACGGCGGGAAATCTGCTCAAGAAGGTGAACATCCGGCCCGGCCAGAAAGTGCTGATCAACGGCGCGTCCGGCGGCATTGGCTCGGCGGCGGTCCAGTTCGCCAAACATGCCGGGGCGGAAGTGACCGGCATATGCAGCACACCGCGCGTCGATCTCGTCAAGGCGCTAGGGGCCGATCACGTCATCGACTACACCCGCGAGGACTTCACCCAGAACGGCGAGACTTACGACCTGATCTTCGACATTCTGAACAAAAGCTCGTTTGCGTGCTGCAAAGACTCCCTCACGCCCAATGGACGCTATCTGTTAGCCAGTTTCAAGATGAAACAGATCTTCCAGATGCTGCGGACCTCGATCACCGGCGGCAAAAAAGTGATCTGTGCGCTGTCGGTCGAAAACCAGGCTGACCTGGAACGCGTCAAAACGCTGGTCGAGGAAGGCGCAATCAAAGCCGTCATCGACCGGTGTTACCCGCTGGAGCAAGCCGCCGAGGCGCACCGGTACGTCGAGGCCGGAGGCAAAACCGGCAGTGTCGTGCTCACCGTGACGCCCAGCGCCTGA
- a CDS encoding NUDIX domain-containing protein translates to MTVTLEKVVAFITRETAHGPDLLLFEHPYAGIQIPAGTVEIGEAPDAAALREGREETGLIGLQLVQALGQRDDSPPDGCAAIARTSTVYARPHTGSFGWARLPRSAWVRTERHADGFTQVTYVEHDAEPDPQYATYQITGWVPDEMLTRQQVRHFYHLDYPGNAPPRWTVQTDNHRFTLFWARLDALPPIIPPQDTWLETLAQQFPDIQRRDV, encoded by the coding sequence GTGACGGTCACCCTCGAAAAGGTGGTCGCGTTCATCACGCGCGAGACGGCGCACGGACCGGACCTGCTGCTGTTCGAGCATCCCTACGCGGGCATCCAGATCCCTGCCGGGACGGTCGAGATCGGCGAAGCGCCCGACGCCGCCGCACTGCGCGAAGGACGCGAGGAAACCGGGCTAATCGGCCTGCAACTGGTGCAGGCGCTCGGCCAGCGCGACGATTCGCCGCCGGATGGCTGCGCCGCGATAGCGCGGACTTCGACCGTCTACGCGCGACCCCACACGGGCAGCTTCGGCTGGGCGCGGCTGCCGCGCAGCGCCTGGGTACGCACCGAGCGCCACGCGGACGGCTTCACGCAGGTGACGTACGTCGAGCACGACGCCGAACCCGATCCGCAGTATGCGACGTACCAGATCACGGGGTGGGTGCCCGACGAGATGCTGACCCGGCAGCAGGTGCGCCATTTTTATCATCTGGACTATCCCGGCAACGCGCCGCCTCGCTGGACGGTGCAGACAGACAACCACCGCTTCACGCTGTTCTGGGCGCGGCTGGACGCGCTGCCGCCGATCATCCCGCCGCAGGATACGTGGCTGGAGACACTGGCACAGCAGTTTCCCGATATCCAGCGCCGCGATGTATAG
- a CDS encoding NAD(P)-dependent alcohol dehydrogenase, with the protein MKAMVYTQYGSPDVLHLEDVATPTPADNEVLVKIYASSINAADWHLLRAKPFLARLDNGLLKPKRTILGADVAGRVEAVGGAVTQFKPGDEVFGDLFESGHGAFAEYATTPEQLLALKPANITFEQAAAVPLAGVTALQALRRVNVQPGERVLINGATGGVGSFAVLIAKAYGAEVTGVCNPAKMDTVRSLGADHVIDYTQEDFTHSGQQYDVIVDIAANRSASDYKRALSPQGRYIFVGFSTMGHMIRTTLQGMWISRTSDKRFVFMGTAKPNQPDLLILSEMLESGKIVPHIDKTYPLSEVPDAIRYMESRRIHGKVVITVAQNDPA; encoded by the coding sequence ATGAAAGCAATGGTTTACACCCAGTACGGATCGCCGGACGTCTTGCATCTTGAGGACGTCGCAACGCCTACGCCCGCCGACAATGAAGTCCTGGTGAAGATCTACGCCTCGTCGATTAACGCTGCGGACTGGCATCTGCTGCGCGCCAAGCCGTTTCTCGCCCGCCTGGATAACGGCCTGCTAAAGCCCAAACGCACGATCCTCGGCGCGGATGTTGCCGGGCGGGTGGAAGCCGTCGGCGGTGCCGTGACGCAGTTCAAGCCCGGCGACGAGGTGTTCGGGGATCTTTTCGAGTCCGGTCATGGCGCGTTTGCCGAGTATGCCACCACGCCCGAACAGCTTCTCGCGCTCAAACCGGCCAACATCACGTTCGAGCAGGCCGCCGCTGTGCCGCTGGCTGGCGTCACCGCCCTGCAAGCGCTGCGTCGCGTGAACGTCCAGCCTGGCGAGCGGGTGCTGATCAATGGTGCGACAGGCGGCGTCGGCAGCTTCGCCGTGCTGATCGCCAAAGCGTACGGGGCAGAGGTCACCGGCGTGTGTAACCCGGCTAAAATGGACACGGTGCGCTCGCTCGGCGCGGATCACGTCATCGACTACACACAGGAAGATTTCACCCACAGCGGGCAGCAGTATGACGTGATCGTCGACATCGCGGCCAACCGTTCCGCGTCCGATTACAAGCGCGCTTTGAGTCCGCAGGGGCGATACATCTTCGTCGGGTTCTCGACGATGGGACACATGATCCGCACGACGCTTCAGGGCATGTGGATTTCGCGGACCAGCGACAAGCGGTTCGTGTTCATGGGGACGGCGAAGCCCAACCAGCCGGACCTGCTGATCCTGAGCGAAATGCTTGAATCCGGTAAGATCGTGCCCCACATCGACAAGACGTACCCGCTGAGCGAGGTCCCAGACGCCATCCGGTACATGGAGTCCCGGCGCATCCACGGCAAGGTCGTCATCACGGTGGCGCAAAACGACCCGGCCTGA
- a CDS encoding dihydrolipoamide acetyltransferase family protein has protein sequence MAEQVIMPKLGFDMAEGTLINWTKQVGDAVSKGDVIAEIETDKATIEIESQVGGTILKLLAEPGAVLPVGSPIAYVGAEGETVADEGGAKPDQAQDSAEAAVAEPEDAPGTTEDVHEGEARQDQTGATPQQPASAEVQPKGNGNFPAGLKASPIARRIADERGIDLSRVQGTGPGGRIVKKDVEDVPAGEAPAAPVQPAAAPAAAAPAAPASAPTYGAVPTDQDVEEIPLSKMRSRIGQRMIQSKQQVPHFYVTSSIDVTALMDLRRQLNASLDDDAAKITVNDLIVKATALTLRQFPNLNSHYYGDKVIRYNRINVGMAVATPDGGLINVVAQDADKTALGTMAAQNREIIGRAREGKIKPEDVEGSTFSVSNLGPYDVDHFIAIINPPEAGILAIGTATKTPVVLDDDTIGVRMILKATISVDHRVSNGAEGAEFMKAFKTLIENPMRLVL, from the coding sequence ATGGCTGAGCAAGTGATTATGCCCAAGCTCGGCTTCGACATGGCCGAGGGCACGCTGATCAACTGGACAAAGCAGGTCGGTGACGCGGTCAGCAAGGGTGACGTGATTGCGGAAATCGAAACCGACAAAGCGACCATCGAGATCGAATCGCAGGTCGGCGGCACGATTTTGAAGCTCCTGGCCGAACCGGGCGCCGTGCTGCCGGTTGGCTCCCCGATCGCCTACGTTGGCGCTGAGGGCGAAACTGTGGCGGACGAAGGCGGGGCCAAGCCCGATCAGGCGCAGGATTCCGCCGAAGCCGCCGTCGCAGAACCGGAAGATGCGCCGGGTACCACCGAGGACGTGCATGAAGGGGAAGCGCGCCAGGACCAGACCGGAGCCACCCCGCAGCAGCCCGCCTCGGCTGAAGTTCAGCCGAAAGGCAACGGGAATTTCCCGGCGGGCCTGAAGGCCAGCCCCATCGCGCGACGCATCGCCGACGAGCGTGGGATCGACCTGAGCCGCGTGCAGGGCACAGGCCCCGGTGGCCGCATCGTCAAGAAGGACGTCGAGGACGTCCCGGCAGGTGAAGCGCCCGCCGCCCCGGTGCAGCCTGCCGCAGCACCCGCAGCCGCCGCGCCTGCTGCCCCGGCTTCCGCGCCGACCTATGGCGCTGTCCCGACCGACCAGGACGTCGAGGAAATCCCGCTGAGCAAGATGCGCTCGCGCATCGGCCAGCGCATGATCCAGAGCAAGCAGCAGGTTCCGCACTTCTACGTGACCAGCAGCATCGACGTGACGGCGCTGATGGACCTGCGCCGCCAGCTCAACGCGAGCCTGGACGACGACGCGGCGAAGATCACGGTCAACGACCTGATCGTCAAGGCCACCGCTCTGACGCTGCGCCAGTTCCCGAACCTGAACTCGCACTACTACGGCGACAAGGTCATCCGCTACAACCGGATCAATGTCGGCATGGCCGTCGCCACGCCGGACGGCGGGCTGATCAACGTCGTCGCGCAGGACGCGGACAAGACCGCGCTCGGCACGATGGCCGCCCAGAACCGCGAGATCATTGGCCGCGCGCGCGAAGGTAAAATCAAGCCGGAAGACGTGGAAGGCAGCACCTTCAGCGTCAGCAATCTCGGCCCGTACGATGTGGATCACTTCATCGCGATCATCAACCCGCCCGAAGCGGGCATCCTCGCCATCGGCACGGCGACCAAGACGCCCGTCGTGCTGGACGACGACACCATCGGCGTGCGCATGATCCTGAAGGCGACCATCAGCGTCGATCACCGTGTCAGCAATGGCGCGGAGGGTGCGGAGTTCATGAAGGCGTTCAAGACGCTGATTGAGAACCCGATGCGGCTGGTGCTCTAG
- a CDS encoding alpha-ketoacid dehydrogenase subunit beta, with protein sequence MADTPITIREALSAALREEMRRDERVFIMGEEVGVWGGTYAVTRGFLDEFGAKRVRDTPISEMVIAGAATGAAMYGLRPVAELMTINFAFLALDAIINHAAKVRYMFNGQFTVPLVIRTTTGGGKQLGATHSHAPEVIFAHFPGLYVGIPSTAYDAKGMLKASIRSDNPVMFVEHSTMLQRRSDVPDDEDFVLPIGKSDVKREGDDVTIVTFGKGVEWSTKAAEMLEKDGIQAEIVDLRWLRPLDLEPVYESFKKTNRCVIVEESLPMFNVGAEVAAKLQENMFDYMDAPIKRVAAMDQPLPYSRDIELMALPSAEKVVAAVKELV encoded by the coding sequence ATGGCAGACACCCCTATTACCATCCGTGAAGCGCTCAGCGCGGCTCTGCGCGAGGAAATGCGTCGGGACGAACGCGTCTTTATCATGGGCGAAGAAGTCGGCGTGTGGGGCGGCACCTATGCCGTAACGCGCGGCTTTCTGGACGAATTTGGCGCCAAGCGCGTGCGTGACACCCCCATCTCGGAGATGGTGATCGCCGGAGCCGCCACCGGCGCGGCGATGTACGGACTGCGCCCCGTTGCGGAACTCATGACGATCAATTTCGCCTTCCTGGCGCTGGACGCGATTATTAACCACGCTGCCAAGGTGCGCTACATGTTCAACGGCCAGTTCACCGTGCCGCTGGTGATCCGTACCACGACCGGCGGCGGCAAGCAGTTGGGTGCGACGCACTCTCACGCACCGGAAGTGATTTTCGCGCATTTCCCCGGCCTGTATGTGGGCATCCCCAGCACGGCATACGACGCCAAGGGCATGCTCAAGGCATCGATCCGCAGCGATAACCCGGTCATGTTCGTCGAGCACAGCACCATGCTCCAGCGCCGCAGCGATGTGCCGGACGACGAAGACTTCGTACTGCCCATCGGCAAGTCGGACGTAAAGCGCGAAGGCGACGACGTGACCATCGTGACGTTCGGCAAGGGCGTCGAGTGGTCTACCAAAGCCGCCGAGATGCTCGAAAAAGATGGCATTCAGGCTGAGATCGTGGACTTGCGCTGGCTGCGTCCGCTGGACCTGGAGCCGGTCTACGAGAGCTTCAAGAAGACCAACCGCTGCGTGATCGTCGAAGAAAGCCTGCCGATGTTCAACGTCGGGGCGGAAGTGGCGGCCAAGCTTCAGGAGAACATGTTCGATTATATGGACGCGCCGATCAAGCGCGTCGCGGCGATGGACCAGCCCCTGCCCTACTCGCGGGATATCGAGCTGATGGCGCTGCCGAGCGCCGAGAAGGTTGTCGCCGCCGTCAAGGAGTTGGTGTAA
- the glpB gene encoding anaerobic glycerol-3-phosphate dehydrogenase subunit GlpB, producing MSNSTEITPRGTDILVIGAGLAGLTAAALAVRAGASVRLIAKGWGQQMIAPGWISVADHAGSDVLAAAARIAAEQPDHPYARAGADALPAALDAFCEIAETVGLPYARRTDGRALRLPTALGAIQTPLIAPRGLAQGDLTDIGGPVLLVGFNGWRDFHPDLAAGNLRAQGIDARAVLIDPPEFRDAWDMWPGDFARQMDNASFRQIVAQQVRPHAHGAAKIGFPAVLGLDHPGEALDDLAAALGCPVFEIPALPPSTPGVRLSSRLRTWLLRQRARVQIGHPVVRTRVEGGRCVAVEVEGLGHVTPFYADQFILATGGLYGGGLLTDDTGRVWEPLFGLPLVTPGGEGRTDWYGERLLQTGGHAIHRSGVRVDASLRPVDAADTPVLDNVRAVGHLLAGFNPLTDGCAEGVDLVTAYQAVRAALAVGA from the coding sequence ATGTCCAACTCGACTGAGATCACGCCGCGCGGCACGGATATCCTCGTGATCGGCGCGGGGCTGGCCGGACTGACCGCCGCCGCGCTGGCCGTGCGCGCGGGCGCGTCCGTGCGGCTGATCGCTAAAGGCTGGGGCCAGCAGATGATCGCGCCGGGCTGGATCAGCGTGGCGGATCATGCCGGGAGCGACGTCCTGGCCGCCGCCGCGCGGATTGCCGCCGAGCAGCCCGATCACCCGTACGCGCGGGCTGGAGCGGACGCGCTGCCTGCCGCGCTGGACGCGTTTTGCGAAATCGCGGAAACCGTCGGTCTGCCTTACGCGCGCCGCACCGATGGCCGCGCGCTGCGCCTGCCAACCGCCCTGGGCGCGATCCAGACGCCGCTGATCGCGCCGCGCGGGCTGGCCCAGGGCGACCTGACGGACATCGGCGGGCCGGTGCTGCTGGTCGGCTTCAACGGCTGGCGCGACTTTCATCCGGATCTGGCCGCCGGGAATTTACGCGCGCAGGGCATCGACGCGCGGGCCGTGCTGATCGACCCGCCGGAGTTCCGCGACGCCTGGGACATGTGGCCGGGCGACTTCGCGCGACAGATGGACAATGCGAGTTTCCGGCAGATCGTCGCGCAGCAGGTCAGGCCGCACGCGCACGGCGCGGCTAAGATCGGCTTTCCTGCCGTGCTGGGCCTGGATCATCCCGGCGAGGCCCTGGACGACCTCGCGGCGGCGCTGGGCTGCCCGGTGTTCGAGATCCCGGCGCTGCCGCCGAGCACGCCCGGCGTGCGGCTGAGCAGCCGCCTGCGGACGTGGCTGCTGCGCCAGCGTGCCCGCGTGCAGATCGGGCACCCGGTCGTGCGGACGCGCGTCGAGGGCGGGCGCTGCGTGGCGGTTGAGGTCGAGGGGTTAGGCCACGTCACGCCGTTTTATGCGGATCAGTTCATCCTGGCGACGGGCGGGCTGTACGGCGGCGGGCTGCTGACCGACGACACCGGGCGCGTGTGGGAGCCGCTGTTCGGCCTGCCGCTGGTCACGCCCGGCGGTGAGGGCCGCACGGACTGGTATGGCGAGCGGCTGCTGCAAACGGGCGGCCATGCCATTCACCGGAGCGGCGTGCGCGTCGATGCATCACTGCGCCCAGTGGATGCGGCGGACACCCCCGTGCTGGACAACGTGCGCGCGGTGGGGCACCTGCTGGCGGGGTTCAATCCGCTGACGGACGGCTGCGCGGAAGGCGTCGATCTGGTCACGGCCTATCAGGCCGTGCGCGCCGCGCTGGCCGTGGGGGCGTAG
- the pdhA gene encoding pyruvate dehydrogenase (acetyl-transferring) E1 component subunit alpha, translating to MATPNKETLLEWYRQMVLIRRFEERCAELYQEGLIGGFLHLYIGQEATGVGAVSALAEKDHIITAYRDHGLALARGLDPNAIMAEMLGKRTGVSGGKGGSMHLANRDLHFWGGYGIVGGHLPLADGIALSIQYQDLGEVVLCLMGDGATNIGYFHESLNLSAVWNLPVVWLVENNQYGMGTAVDRASGATELVRRAMAYSSENGRGMKMGPRLDGMDVQAVHDGISEAVEYARTNGPILVESLTYRLEGHSMGDPQRYRTKEEVESYVSNGPIGRFRKVLIEKYKNIESRLDEIDAQMLQVVEDAVEFARNSDDPTYEDLISHVYVD from the coding sequence ATGGCAACACCAAATAAAGAGACATTGCTTGAATGGTACCGCCAGATGGTGTTGATCCGGCGGTTTGAGGAGCGCTGCGCCGAGCTGTATCAGGAAGGCCTGATCGGGGGCTTCCTGCATCTGTACATCGGCCAGGAAGCGACCGGCGTCGGGGCGGTGAGCGCGCTAGCGGAGAAGGACCACATCATCACGGCTTACCGTGATCACGGGCTGGCGCTCGCGCGCGGCCTGGACCCGAACGCGATTATGGCCGAGATGCTCGGCAAGCGTACGGGCGTGAGCGGCGGGAAGGGCGGTTCGATGCACCTCGCCAACCGCGACCTGCACTTCTGGGGCGGCTACGGCATCGTCGGCGGGCACCTCCCGCTGGCGGATGGCATCGCGCTGTCGATTCAATACCAGGATTTGGGCGAAGTCGTGCTGTGCCTGATGGGCGACGGCGCGACGAATATCGGCTACTTCCACGAGTCGCTGAACCTCAGCGCGGTGTGGAACTTGCCGGTGGTGTGGCTGGTCGAAAACAACCAGTACGGCATGGGTACGGCGGTCGACCGCGCCAGCGGCGCGACCGAGCTGGTGCGCCGCGCGATGGCCTACAGCAGCGAGAACGGGCGCGGTATGAAGATGGGTCCGCGTCTGGACGGCATGGACGTGCAGGCCGTGCACGACGGCATCAGCGAAGCGGTTGAATACGCGCGCACGAACGGCCCGATCCTCGTCGAGTCCCTGACCTACCGGCTTGAAGGTCACAGTATGGGCGATCCGCAGCGCTACCGTACCAAGGAAGAAGTCGAGTCCTACGTGTCGAACGGCCCGATTGGCCGCTTCCGCAAGGTGCTCATCGAGAAGTACAAGAACATCGAGTCGCGTCTGGACGAAATCGACGCTCAGATGCTCCAGGTTGTCGAGGACGCGGTCGAGTTTGCGCGCAACAGCGACGACCCGACCTACGAAGATTTGATCAGTCACGTGTACGTGGATTGA
- a CDS encoding class I SAM-dependent methyltransferase — protein MSREHYARIADLYDRFVTTGADVDFFVDEARRAGGDVLELMAGTGRLTLPLAEAGIPVTCVDFSPEMLHRLREKIDRHGFTADVHNMDVRTLDLGRTFKQIIIPFQAFPELTTEADQRQTLERIHAHLAADGTFICTLHNPTVRRTTIDGQLRLAGRFSADNDQLFVWLLQTCDTASQIVEVLEFFEVYDRRGRLVEKRTSELQFLLLEKAAFEQLIKDAGFEPVALYGNYARAPFDEASSPFMIWVLRRAGNGVT, from the coding sequence GTGTCTAGAGAACATTACGCACGCATCGCGGATCTGTATGATAGATTCGTCACGACCGGCGCAGACGTCGATTTCTTCGTCGACGAGGCCCGTCGCGCCGGGGGTGACGTGCTCGAATTGATGGCAGGCACGGGGCGACTGACGCTGCCGTTGGCCGAGGCAGGCATCCCCGTGACCTGCGTGGATTTCTCGCCAGAGATGCTGCACCGCCTGCGTGAGAAGATCGACCGGCACGGGTTTACCGCCGACGTGCACAACATGGACGTGCGCACGCTGGATCTGGGGCGCACCTTCAAGCAGATCATCATCCCGTTTCAGGCGTTCCCCGAACTCACGACGGAGGCCGACCAGCGGCAGACGTTGGAACGCATCCACGCGCATCTGGCGGCAGATGGCACCTTCATCTGCACGCTGCACAACCCGACCGTACGCCGGACCACCATCGACGGGCAGCTGCGTCTCGCGGGACGTTTCAGCGCCGACAACGACCAGCTTTTTGTGTGGCTGCTGCAGACCTGCGATACGGCATCGCAGATAGTGGAAGTGCTGGAATTCTTCGAGGTCTATGACCGGCGGGGACGCCTGGTCGAAAAGCGCACGTCGGAGCTGCAATTTCTTCTGCTGGAAAAAGCCGCGTTCGAGCAGCTCATCAAGGACGCCGGATTCGAGCCGGTGGCGCTGTACGGCAACTACGCCCGCGCGCCGTTTGACGAAGCGAGCAGCCCGTTTATGATCTGGGTGCTGCGCCGCGCCGGAAACGGGGTCACGTGA